Below is a window of Methanomassiliicoccales archaeon DNA.
AGAGGTCTTGATAACTGCCTTCTATCATTGGGTCTCTGTCATCGCTTCCTTTCAAATCCCAGTTCACCGCCATTTTCTAGGATATGGGTCACTTCGATGAAAATGAAGTCACCCATGGATTTTAGGGGAGAATGTAAGGTTACTATAATAAATTATCGAACTATTAGTTCGACAATTGTAGAAGTATTTATGGGAATTCTTTAAAAGCAATGATGTTTTACTCTAAGAAACTATTGTATAGCCAGAATATGAAGAAACGAATCTCAATTGTTGGGCATGGAAATTCGAAATAATGTTCATATCAATCGTATCATATTTCTAAGAAAAGGCTTTTCTTTGACGTTGAAAAACAGGAAATTGGGAAATAATAATTTCATTACTTAATGGTATGAAATGAAATTCGAAGGAAAGATCATCGTCGTCAATGGACTCATCCGGTAATCATTGATAAAGGTCCGCGAGATTCAATTGTGGACTAGCATATAGCCCAAGGAAACCACTGTACTTGTATGGATGAAGATACAGGGGCTGAGCCTCATGATCAATATCAGATGTGCCAAATGCAGGGGAAAGGTCTTCAGATATGTGAAGATCGGCAAAGGAAAGGTCCTGCACTGCTGGAAGGATAGAATCGAGAGAGATTACAGCGTGAGAGTGGGCAATGAGGTGAGATGCGAATGCGGAAACCTTATAGGAGTAGACGAGGGAAAGTGTATCAGGATGTTCCAGGGGTCCTTTATCTACTCAGGATCGGTAACAGCGAAATGAGGAAGCATTGATCATGAACGAAGGATTCATGATCTCTCCTCGAGGGTTTCTATTTAGCGTTATATAACTTGAAATGAACATTAGAATTCTAATTTTGCTCTCGCCTCAACCAATACAAACAATGAAGGTGCACCAAGCGTTCCGCACTTCGTCAACATGGTACTCAAAGAAATGATTGGGCGAGAATGTAGGAAGCCCACTGGTGCATTTGGAAGGTTGGTAGCTAGGAAGATGAATAGAAGCCATAAGGCGGTCACCAGATGGGGGCTGGATTTCTTAGATGCCGGTGACGGCCGTATGCTCCTAGACTTAGGCTGCGGAGGCGGTCACAACTTGAAAAACCTGGCCCAACTATCTCCTTCAGCGAAGGTGTTCGGAGCTGATTACTCCCATGATATGGTCTCACTTTCTAGGAGGCTCAACCGAACCCTGATCAAGAAAGGCAGGTTGGAGGTGTTGGAAGCATCAGTATCCTGGCTCCCCTTCAGGGATGACATCTTTGATGCCGTCACCGCGGTGGAAACTCATTTTTTCTGGCCAGATATCGTCAACGATCTCAAAGAGATAAGAAGGGTGATGAAACCAGGCACCATGTTACTGATTATTACTGAAGGCTATCGTCATCCTGCTTTCGAGGAGAGGAACAGTGAATGGGAGAACCTGTCCGGTTTCACAATGGACACTCCGGATGAGCTCCGTAGGTACTTGAAGGACGCCGGGTTTGAGCCAGTAGAGAGCACGGAGTTAGAGAAACGGAATTGGTTAGTTGCATGGGGTAGAAAGCCTATGAAATGAGGTACAGCACCACTGGGCCATTGAGAAACATTTTATTCTAGGGGAAACAATGAATACTCCATGACCTTCAAGATCGTGTATTCCGACCATCTTTTCGACAACCTCGACTACGAAAGAGGACTTTTTGAGGAGATCGATGCGATCGTCGTGGATGGTGAGGCCACAGAAGCGCCCTTGGAGGAAATAGTGGTCGATGCTGACGCCCTGGTCGTAATGTATCGCCCAGTTAATGCAGCACTTATGGATCGCATGCCCAATTGCAAGATCATCAACAGGAGCGGCATCGGATTCGATATCGTCGATCTAGATGCGGCTACAGAGCGGGGTATCTACGTCACCAATATTCCAGATTACTGCATCCAGGAGGTCTCAGATCACGCCATGGCCATGATACTGGCGCTGCAAAGGAAGATTGCCTTTTATAATACTATGATGAAGGCAGGAGAATGGGATCTCAATAAGGGGTGGATGATGCACAGAATCGAGAATCAGACATTGGGTCTTGTAGCCTTCGGGAACATTGCCCGTGCCGTCTGCAAGAAAGCCTTAGTTTTCGGAATGAATGTCATCGCCTACGATCCTTATCTAACGGACGAACAGATTATCGAGGGAGGGGCCGAGCCAATAAAGGATTTAGATTCGTTGCTCATGAACTCTGATGTCATCTCCGTTCACACCCCTCTGACTCCAGAGACTCGTGGACTTATCGGAGAGAGGGAGATTTCTCTGATGAAAGAGAATGCTATCATCATTAATGTCGCAAGGGGAGGAATTGTCGACGAGGACGCGCTTCTTATTGCTCTTGAGGAGAAGAGGATACTTGGAGCGGGTCTGGACGTATTCGCAAAGGAACCTGTCGATCTATTTGGACCGCTTATCCAGCAGGAGAGATTGATATGCACGCCACACGCTGCGTGGAATTCCGTCGAGAGCGAAATGGAGAGACGACAGAAGTCTGCAGAGGATGTGATTAGAGCGCTCCAGGGAACAGTTCCAAAATATCTAGTCAATAGGAAAGTGCTCGATAGAAAGTGATGTTATTCCTATCACCCCCAAGTTGAATGTAGAATAAGTATTGAATGTCGATATTGGAGTGATCGATGTGGAAGGAAGAAAGAAAGGCATGAAGGTGCAAGATTTCACACTATTGGATCAGAATAAGGAGGAGTTCACGCTATCCAAGTTCGTTGGTAGAAAGGTGCTACTTTCCTTTCATCCATTGGCTTGGACAGCGATCTGCTCGGAGCAAATGTTGTCCATTGAAGAACACTGGAGTGATTTTATGGCCCTGGATACTATCGCCGTTGGGGTGAGTGTGGACACAGTACCCTCAAAAAAAGCCTGGGCTAGCAATCTGGGTATTGAGAGGACAAGGTTGCTATCGGACTTCTGGCCACATGGCGAGGTGTCCAATATGCTAGGGGTCTTCAGGGAGAAAGAGGGTTTCTCGGAAAGGGCGAACCTTATCGTTGATGAAGAAGGAAAACTGATCTTCTCAAAAATATATCCCATCAAGGAGCTTCCCGATATCAGGGAGATTTTGGAAGTGCTTCAAGGATTTCTCTAAGTTCATTATTCTTCAGAGAACCTGCTCAGTGTCTCAGAAGTTTTCATGACCAGCTTACGGCCGCCGTTCCTAACATGGGTGATGCCATAAACTAGAGTGTGGTGGACCCTCTTGTCCATGACCAAAAGGGCATCGAGCTCCCTGCTGGTAAACCTGCAAACACTCTTGATGATGCTCATCGCCCCTTGATTGGGTTCCCACTACTTGAGAATATGCTAGGAAGGACATTGATGGGGAGTGGACTGAATAGATGACGATGCCTTTATCACTCTGTTGCATCAATGATTTCAATCGGTGACACAGATGCCATTCAAGAATGAGAATACCCACTACCTAGCCGCAATCAAAGGAGAGGAGGAGGAGTTCCATGAGCGTTACGAGGCCGCCTACAAATCTCTTCTAGAGCGGACCGGTGATTCGGCTCTGGACTATCCTAACATCGTGGGTGGTGAGGAGGTGATCTCCGAGAAGCAATACGAAGATATCTGCCCCTACAATACCTCTCTAGTAATAGGTCGATTTCAACGGGCATCCGAAGAGGAAGTCGCTCAGGGGGTAGAAGTTGCTAAATCAGCTTTTGATTCGTGGAGTCACAAAGGGT
It encodes the following:
- a CDS encoding methyltransferase domain-containing protein, translated to MVLKEMIGRECRKPTGAFGRLVARKMNRSHKAVTRWGLDFLDAGDGRMLLDLGCGGGHNLKNLAQLSPSAKVFGADYSHDMVSLSRRLNRTLIKKGRLEVLEASVSWLPFRDDIFDAVTAVETHFFWPDIVNDLKEIRRVMKPGTMLLIITEGYRHPAFEERNSEWENLSGFTMDTPDELRRYLKDAGFEPVESTELEKRNWLVAWGRKPMK
- a CDS encoding C-terminal binding protein, which translates into the protein MTFKIVYSDHLFDNLDYERGLFEEIDAIVVDGEATEAPLEEIVVDADALVVMYRPVNAALMDRMPNCKIINRSGIGFDIVDLDAATERGIYVTNIPDYCIQEVSDHAMAMILALQRKIAFYNTMMKAGEWDLNKGWMMHRIENQTLGLVAFGNIARAVCKKALVFGMNVIAYDPYLTDEQIIEGGAEPIKDLDSLLMNSDVISVHTPLTPETRGLIGEREISLMKENAIIINVARGGIVDEDALLIALEEKRILGAGLDVFAKEPVDLFGPLIQQERLICTPHAAWNSVESEMERRQKSAEDVIRALQGTVPKYLVNRKVLDRK
- a CDS encoding redoxin domain-containing protein, with amino-acid sequence MKVQDFTLLDQNKEEFTLSKFVGRKVLLSFHPLAWTAICSEQMLSIEEHWSDFMALDTIAVGVSVDTVPSKKAWASNLGIERTRLLSDFWPHGEVSNMLGVFREKEGFSERANLIVDEEGKLIFSKIYPIKELPDIREILEVLQGFL